A genomic region of Arachis hypogaea cultivar Tifrunner chromosome 5, arahy.Tifrunner.gnm2.J5K5, whole genome shotgun sequence contains the following coding sequences:
- the LOC112800251 gene encoding DNA mismatch repair protein MLH3-like isoform X2 — MAAPSIRPLPEAVRSSVRSGIFLFDSTRVVEELVFNSLDAGATKVSVFVSIGSCYVKVVDDGGGIARDGLELVGERYATSKLRNLDDLNATSGNFGFRGEALASISEVSLLEIVTRTYGRPNGYRKVLKGCKCLYLGVDDDRKEVGTTVAVRDLFYNQPVRRKYMQSSPNKVLQSIKKCVQRLALVRPNVSFKVIDVERDDELFCTQIASSPLALLTSGFGEEVSSFLQALEVENDIIKLSGYVSGPCNALNMKALQYVYVNSQFVSSGPIHKLLSQLANRFEHLNSWNTNNEFENKKKSRSQPCPAYILNISCPRSFYDLTFEPSKTWVQFKDWDSILNFIEKVIKECWEENLDCGESFNQSTYMVHGDQPWEDLNILSTEADKSRFGSHTKNSQELSVSTSGKLTKDEYHQSDREDVRTSLGYLCQGTEILREKQNKRDFSYQTLFSGNLVDDSYARCMPTVGKHKSLLMYDKNGQSLGDYFSDDNVPSAEILFDNVPFDAPSSSKGRKSCAVGADMINESFEDCLLNDSHGFCNNVEVNEDFQKPFLKSCSIKGSILREKAFFINDEHELHTDGFWRKQTREDCDSLKDYGAQRCSNVKKLKLSRDCDFFSRAVAEDLPYSYYSAAQTMNSGTVDQLFTSEWHSVYQEASSPASAWGGDHAADINDLGLHRTILTDEEENDCDFVYDISRNAKRNVFEFTDAIDSEMIFDTEVDWPDRGHKYSTKKRPDVLFEESECLLPDTCVEKCKSHDKNKSRMDHLRHPALDKNNERSKRSSSAPPFHKRKRRFVSLNQPSEMIAKRPTGQASNPAFNHPSGMIAKRLTGQASNPAFNHREASDFIYAQQSSGALHPSTEDHFLQEFKSNVKQRSDALGDAHCNDNKEIDGFDSFNIQNNAPLRELFSREAQDSIDQGIKWRTCSPEIPKNNKVVEVQSQNNILDISSGFLHLAGDSLIPEAISKKCLEDAKVLHQVDKKFIPVVAGGTLAVIDQHAADERIRLEELRQKVLSGEAKGITHLDAEQELVLPEIGYQLLHSYNEQIKDWGWMCNIHVHSEPYKRNLDVLNRQPMAVTLIAVPCILGVNLNDVDLLEFLQQLADTDGSSTMPPSVIRVLNLKACRGAIMFGDSLLPSECSLIVEELKHTSLCFQRNLPCSALMGDRQLFLLSTWRHCIIR; from the exons ATGGCGGCGCCAAGCATAAGACCTTTGCCGGAGGCCGTTCGCAGTTCAGTGCGTTCCGGCATCTTCTTGTTCGATTCCACCCGCGTCGTCGAGGAACTAGTTTTCAATAGCCTCGATGCTGGTGCCACAAAG GTTTCTGTGTTTGTTAGCATTGGGAGCTGTTACGTAAAAGTAGTAGATGACG GAGGTGGAATTGCTCGAGATGGACTTGAATTGGTGGGAGAAAGATACG CAACATCAAAACTTCGTAATTTGGATGACTTGAATGCCACCAGCGGAAACTTTGGTTTTCGTGGGGAAGCTTTAGCTTCCATTTCCGAAGTCTCTTTGTTGGAAATTGTGACAAGAACATACGGAAGGCCCAATGGATATAGAAAAGTATTGAAG GGGTGCAAATGCTTGTATCTTGGTGTTGATGATGATAGGAAGGAAGTTGGTACAACAG TTGCTGTCCGCGATTTATTTTACAACCAACCAGTTCGGAGGAAATACATGCAATCCAG TCCCAATAAGGTGCTGCAATCAATCAAGAAATGTGTACAGCGGCTTGCTCTTGTGCGTCCAAATGTTTCCTTCAAAGTTATCGATGTTGAAAG AGATGATGAGCTTTTCTGCACACAAATTGCTTCTTCTCCACTAGCACTTTTGACCAGCGGCTTTGGGGAGGAGGTATCAAGCTTTCTTCAAGCTTTAGAAGTTGAGAATGATATCATAAAGCTATCTGGATATGTCTCTGGCCCTTGCAATGCTTTGAATATGAAG GCTTTACAGTATGTCT ATGTTAACTCACAGTTCGTTAGCAGTGGCCCAATTCATAAGCTTCTGAGTCAATTGGCTAATAGGTTTGAGCATCTGAATTCATGGAATACTAATAATGAGTttgaaaacaagaagaaaagtagGTCTCAACCATGTCCAGCTTATATCTTGAATATAAGTTGCCCTCGTTCTTTCTATGATTTGACATTTGAACCATCAAAAACTTGGgtacaattcaag GATTGGGATTCTATACTCAACTTCATTGAGAAGGTCATAAAAGAATGCTGGGAGGAAAACCTAGATTGTG GAGAGTCCTTCAATCAGTCCACTTACATGGTACATGGAGATCAACCTTGGGAAGATCTCAACATTCTTTCAACAGAAGCAG ATAAATCAAGATTTGGAAGCCATACTAAGAATTCCCAAGAACTCTCTGTTTCCACTTCAGGCAAGCTAACCAAAGATGAATATCATCAATCTGACAGGGAAGATGTTAGAACCTCTCTTGGTTACTTGTGTCAAGGGACTGAAATATTGAGAGAGAAACAAAACAAGAGAGACTTCTCTTATCAGACTCTTTTTTCTGGAAATTTAGTGGATGATTCATATGCCAGATGCATGCCAACTGTTGGAAAGCATAAGAGTTTATTGATGTATGATAAGAATGGTCAATCACTAGGAGATTACTTTTCAGATGATAATGTTCCTAGTGCagaaattttatttgataatgTACCTTTTGATGCACCAAGTTCTTCAAAGGGAAGAAAATCCTGTGCTGTAGGAGCTGATATGATCAACGAATCATTTGAAGACTGCTTACTTAATGATAGCCATGGGTTTTGTAACAACGTAGAGGTAAATGAGGATTTTCAAAAGCCTTTTCTGAAAAGCTGTTCTATAAAAGGAAGTATCCTGCGAGAGAAGGCTTTCTTTATAAATGATGAACATGAACTCCACACTGATGGCTTTTGGAGAAAACAAACAAGGGAAGACTGTGACAGTCTGAAGGACTATGGTGCTCAACGCTGTTCAAatgtgaaaaaattaaaattgtctaGAGATTGTGATTTTTTCTCTAGAGCAGTGGCTGAAGATCTTCCATATTCATACTATTCAGCAGCACAAACAATGAACTCTGGGACTGTTGATCAGCTATTTACTTCTGAATGGCATTCTGTCTATCAAGAAGCCTCATCTCCAGCCAGTGCATGGGGTGGTGATCATGCAGCTGATATTAATGATCTTGGACTTCATCGTACAATACTTACTGATGAGGAAGAAAATGACTGTGACTTTGTCTACGATATTTCAAGGAATGCCAAACGAAATGTCTTTGAATTTACTGATGCTATTGATTCGGAAATGATATTCGACACAGAGGTTGACTGGCCTGATCGTGGTCAtaaatattctactaaaaaaagGCCAGATGTTTTATTTGAGGAATCTGAGTGCTTGTTGCCTGATACATGTGTTGAAAAGTGCAAAAGCCATGACAAGAACAAAAGCAGGATGGATCATTTGAGACATCCAGCATTggacaagaataatgaaagatcTAAAAGAAGCTCTTCAGCTCCACCATTCCATAAAAGGAAAAGGAGGTTTGTATCTTTAAATCAGCCATCAGAAATGATAGCCAAAAGGCCTACTGGCCAAGCCTCCAATCCTGCTTTCAACCATCCATCAGGAATGATAGCCAAAAGACTTACTGGCCAAGCCTCCAATCCTGCTTTCAACCATCGAG AAGCTTCTGATTTTATATATGCTCAACAATCTAGTGGAGCTCTTCACCCAAGCACTGAAGATCACTTTCTGCAAGAATTCAA ATCTAATGTGAAACAGAGATCAGATGCTCTGGGAGATGCACATTGTAATGACAACAAGGAGATTGATGGGTTTGATAGTTTCAACATTCAGAACAATGCTCCACTCAGAG AGTTGTTCTCAAGGGAAGCACAAGATTCCATAGATCAGGGGATCAAATGGAGGACATGCTCACCTGAAATTCCA aaaaacaataaagtgGTTGAAGTTCAAAGTCAAAACAATATACTTGATATCTCTTCGGGATTTTTGCATCTTGCTGGAGATTCATTAATACCTGAAGCAATCAGTAAGAAATGCCTTGAAGATGCCAAAGTTCTCCATCAGGTGGATAAGAAATTCATTCCAGTTGTGGCTGGTGGAACCCTTGCTGTTATTGATCAG CATGCTGCAGATGAAAGAATCAGACTGGAAGAATTGCGGCAAAAG GTATTATCTGGAGAAGCAAAAGGAATAACCCATCTGGATGCTGAACAGGAACTG GTGCTGCCAGAGATTGGTTATCAACTACTTCATAGTTATAACGAACAGATTAAAGATTGGGGTTGGATGTGCAACATTCATGTTCATTCTGAACCCTATAAAAG GAATCTGGATGTTCTCAACAGACAACCTATGGCCGTCACACTTATAGCG GTTCCTTGTATTTTAGGTGTCAACTTAAATGATGTTGATCTTTTAGAGTTTCTTCAGCAG CTTGCTGACACTGATGGATCATCAACTATGCCGCCCTCTGTTATACGAGTCCTAAATTTGAAAGCATGCAGAG GTGCAATTATGTTTGGGGATTCATTGCTACCGTCAGAGTGTTCCCTTATAGTTGAAGAGCTAAAGCATACGTCACTTTGTTTCCAA AGGAATTTACCGTGCAGTGCGCTCATGGGCGACCGACAACTGTTCCTCTTGTCAACTTGGAGGCATTGCATAATCAGATAG
- the LOC112800252 gene encoding uncharacterized protein, which yields MVKFTMSKGRYTYTHDQKYPCENVDIHHIILKSGRANYVFVYTSAVLVLASALYLYILGEKSISIVYYSLLFDIFLVKLLLRKPVKKESVVIMPAFGVQLETHYMSGKIVRCFVPIDKILKPVLVECVTPVTCYWTLSLMIRGESEMVLVFKSLHPPVKMLVHVWKALCAATDIKEEALNTCTTNN from the exons ATGGTAAAATTCACGATGAGTAAGGGCAGATATACGTATACCCATGATCAGAAATATCCCTGCGAAAATGTCGACATACACCACATAATTTTGAAGAGTGGTAGGGCAAATTATGTCTTTGTATACACCTCAGCAGTTCTTGTATTAGCTTCTGCCTTATATCTCTATATTCTTGGG gaaaaatcaattagtattgtATATTACAGCCTGCTTTTCGACATATTTCTTGTCAAGTTATTGCTTCGAAAGCCTGTTAAGAAAG AGTCTGTTGTAATTATGCCAGCTTTTGGAGTACAGCTTGAGACTCACTACATGAG TGGAAAAATCGTTAGATGCTTTGTTCCCATTGACAAGATTCTGAAACCTGTTCTAGTAGAATGTGTGACACCAGTGACTTGTTACTGGACACTATCGTTGATGATTCGTGGGGAATCGGAAATGGTATTAGTTTTCAAG agCTTGCATCCACCAGTGAAAATGCTGGTCCATGTATGGAAGGCCCTGTGTGCTGCAACTGATATCAAGGAAGAGGCTTTGAACACATGCACAACCAACAATTGA
- the LOC112800251 gene encoding DNA mismatch repair protein MLH3-like isoform X3 gives MQSSPNKVLQSIKKCVQRLALVRPNVSFKVIDVERDDELFCTQIASSPLALLTSGFGEEVSSFLQALEVENDIIKLSGYVSGPCNALNMKALQYVYVNSQFVSSGPIHKLLSQLANRFEHLNSWNTNNEFENKKKSRSQPCPAYILNISCPRSFYDLTFEPSKTWVQFKDWDSILNFIEKVIKECWEENLDCGESFNQSTYMVHGDQPWEDLNILSTEADKSRFGSHTKNSQELSVSTSGKLTKDEYHQSDREDVRTSLGYLCQGTEILREKQNKRDFSYQTLFSGNLVDDSYARCMPTVGKHKSLLMYDKNGQSLGDYFSDDNVPSAEILFDNVPFDAPSSSKGRKSCAVGADMINESFEDCLLNDSHGFCNNVEVNEDFQKPFLKSCSIKGSILREKAFFINDEHELHTDGFWRKQTREDCDSLKDYGAQRCSNVKKLKLSRDCDFFSRAVAEDLPYSYYSAAQTMNSGTVDQLFTSEWHSVYQEASSPASAWGGDHAADINDLGLHRTILTDEEENDCDFVYDISRNAKRNVFEFTDAIDSEMIFDTEVDWPDRGHKYSTKKRPDVLFEESECLLPDTCVEKCKSHDKNKSRMDHLRHPALDKNNERSKRSSSAPPFHKRKRRFVSLNQPSEMIAKRPTGQASNPAFNHPSGMIAKRLTGQASNPAFNHREASDFIYAQQSSGALHPSTEDHFLQEFKSNVKQRSDALGDAHCNDNKEIDGFDSFNIQNNAPLRELFSREAQDSIDQGIKWRTCSPEIPKNNKVVEVQSQNNILDISSGFLHLAGDSLIPEAISKKCLEDAKVLHQVDKKFIPVVAGGTLAVIDQHAADERIRLEELRQKVLSGEAKGITHLDAEQELVLPEIGYQLLHSYNEQIKDWGWMCNIHVHSEPYKRNLDVLNRQPMAVTLIAVPCILGVNLNDVDLLEFLQQLADTDGSSTMPPSVIRVLNLKACRGAIMFGDSLLPSECSLIVEELKHTSLCFQCAHGRPTTVPLVNLEALHNQIAKLGQMNGCSNDKFHGLQRHKVCVERTAERLSSARGT, from the exons ATGCAATCCAG TCCCAATAAGGTGCTGCAATCAATCAAGAAATGTGTACAGCGGCTTGCTCTTGTGCGTCCAAATGTTTCCTTCAAAGTTATCGATGTTGAAAG AGATGATGAGCTTTTCTGCACACAAATTGCTTCTTCTCCACTAGCACTTTTGACCAGCGGCTTTGGGGAGGAGGTATCAAGCTTTCTTCAAGCTTTAGAAGTTGAGAATGATATCATAAAGCTATCTGGATATGTCTCTGGCCCTTGCAATGCTTTGAATATGAAG GCTTTACAGTATGTCT ATGTTAACTCACAGTTCGTTAGCAGTGGCCCAATTCATAAGCTTCTGAGTCAATTGGCTAATAGGTTTGAGCATCTGAATTCATGGAATACTAATAATGAGTttgaaaacaagaagaaaagtagGTCTCAACCATGTCCAGCTTATATCTTGAATATAAGTTGCCCTCGTTCTTTCTATGATTTGACATTTGAACCATCAAAAACTTGGgtacaattcaag GATTGGGATTCTATACTCAACTTCATTGAGAAGGTCATAAAAGAATGCTGGGAGGAAAACCTAGATTGTG GAGAGTCCTTCAATCAGTCCACTTACATGGTACATGGAGATCAACCTTGGGAAGATCTCAACATTCTTTCAACAGAAGCAG ATAAATCAAGATTTGGAAGCCATACTAAGAATTCCCAAGAACTCTCTGTTTCCACTTCAGGCAAGCTAACCAAAGATGAATATCATCAATCTGACAGGGAAGATGTTAGAACCTCTCTTGGTTACTTGTGTCAAGGGACTGAAATATTGAGAGAGAAACAAAACAAGAGAGACTTCTCTTATCAGACTCTTTTTTCTGGAAATTTAGTGGATGATTCATATGCCAGATGCATGCCAACTGTTGGAAAGCATAAGAGTTTATTGATGTATGATAAGAATGGTCAATCACTAGGAGATTACTTTTCAGATGATAATGTTCCTAGTGCagaaattttatttgataatgTACCTTTTGATGCACCAAGTTCTTCAAAGGGAAGAAAATCCTGTGCTGTAGGAGCTGATATGATCAACGAATCATTTGAAGACTGCTTACTTAATGATAGCCATGGGTTTTGTAACAACGTAGAGGTAAATGAGGATTTTCAAAAGCCTTTTCTGAAAAGCTGTTCTATAAAAGGAAGTATCCTGCGAGAGAAGGCTTTCTTTATAAATGATGAACATGAACTCCACACTGATGGCTTTTGGAGAAAACAAACAAGGGAAGACTGTGACAGTCTGAAGGACTATGGTGCTCAACGCTGTTCAAatgtgaaaaaattaaaattgtctaGAGATTGTGATTTTTTCTCTAGAGCAGTGGCTGAAGATCTTCCATATTCATACTATTCAGCAGCACAAACAATGAACTCTGGGACTGTTGATCAGCTATTTACTTCTGAATGGCATTCTGTCTATCAAGAAGCCTCATCTCCAGCCAGTGCATGGGGTGGTGATCATGCAGCTGATATTAATGATCTTGGACTTCATCGTACAATACTTACTGATGAGGAAGAAAATGACTGTGACTTTGTCTACGATATTTCAAGGAATGCCAAACGAAATGTCTTTGAATTTACTGATGCTATTGATTCGGAAATGATATTCGACACAGAGGTTGACTGGCCTGATCGTGGTCAtaaatattctactaaaaaaagGCCAGATGTTTTATTTGAGGAATCTGAGTGCTTGTTGCCTGATACATGTGTTGAAAAGTGCAAAAGCCATGACAAGAACAAAAGCAGGATGGATCATTTGAGACATCCAGCATTggacaagaataatgaaagatcTAAAAGAAGCTCTTCAGCTCCACCATTCCATAAAAGGAAAAGGAGGTTTGTATCTTTAAATCAGCCATCAGAAATGATAGCCAAAAGGCCTACTGGCCAAGCCTCCAATCCTGCTTTCAACCATCCATCAGGAATGATAGCCAAAAGACTTACTGGCCAAGCCTCCAATCCTGCTTTCAACCATCGAG AAGCTTCTGATTTTATATATGCTCAACAATCTAGTGGAGCTCTTCACCCAAGCACTGAAGATCACTTTCTGCAAGAATTCAA ATCTAATGTGAAACAGAGATCAGATGCTCTGGGAGATGCACATTGTAATGACAACAAGGAGATTGATGGGTTTGATAGTTTCAACATTCAGAACAATGCTCCACTCAGAG AGTTGTTCTCAAGGGAAGCACAAGATTCCATAGATCAGGGGATCAAATGGAGGACATGCTCACCTGAAATTCCA aaaaacaataaagtgGTTGAAGTTCAAAGTCAAAACAATATACTTGATATCTCTTCGGGATTTTTGCATCTTGCTGGAGATTCATTAATACCTGAAGCAATCAGTAAGAAATGCCTTGAAGATGCCAAAGTTCTCCATCAGGTGGATAAGAAATTCATTCCAGTTGTGGCTGGTGGAACCCTTGCTGTTATTGATCAG CATGCTGCAGATGAAAGAATCAGACTGGAAGAATTGCGGCAAAAG GTATTATCTGGAGAAGCAAAAGGAATAACCCATCTGGATGCTGAACAGGAACTG GTGCTGCCAGAGATTGGTTATCAACTACTTCATAGTTATAACGAACAGATTAAAGATTGGGGTTGGATGTGCAACATTCATGTTCATTCTGAACCCTATAAAAG GAATCTGGATGTTCTCAACAGACAACCTATGGCCGTCACACTTATAGCG GTTCCTTGTATTTTAGGTGTCAACTTAAATGATGTTGATCTTTTAGAGTTTCTTCAGCAG CTTGCTGACACTGATGGATCATCAACTATGCCGCCCTCTGTTATACGAGTCCTAAATTTGAAAGCATGCAGAG GTGCAATTATGTTTGGGGATTCATTGCTACCGTCAGAGTGTTCCCTTATAGTTGAAGAGCTAAAGCATACGTCACTTTGTTTCCAA TGCGCTCATGGGCGACCGACAACTGTTCCTCTTGTCAACTTGGAGGCATTGCATAATCAGATAGCCAAGCTTGGACAAATGAATGGCTGCTCAAATGATAAGTTTCATGGATTACAAAGGCACAAAGTATGTGTTGAACGCACAGCAGAGCGTTTATCTTCTGCTAGAGGAACCTGA
- the LOC112800251 gene encoding DNA mismatch repair protein MLH3-like isoform X1, with translation MAAPSIRPLPEAVRSSVRSGIFLFDSTRVVEELVFNSLDAGATKVSVFVSIGSCYVKVVDDGGGIARDGLELVGERYATSKLRNLDDLNATSGNFGFRGEALASISEVSLLEIVTRTYGRPNGYRKVLKGCKCLYLGVDDDRKEVGTTVAVRDLFYNQPVRRKYMQSSPNKVLQSIKKCVQRLALVRPNVSFKVIDVERDDELFCTQIASSPLALLTSGFGEEVSSFLQALEVENDIIKLSGYVSGPCNALNMKALQYVYVNSQFVSSGPIHKLLSQLANRFEHLNSWNTNNEFENKKKSRSQPCPAYILNISCPRSFYDLTFEPSKTWVQFKDWDSILNFIEKVIKECWEENLDCGESFNQSTYMVHGDQPWEDLNILSTEADKSRFGSHTKNSQELSVSTSGKLTKDEYHQSDREDVRTSLGYLCQGTEILREKQNKRDFSYQTLFSGNLVDDSYARCMPTVGKHKSLLMYDKNGQSLGDYFSDDNVPSAEILFDNVPFDAPSSSKGRKSCAVGADMINESFEDCLLNDSHGFCNNVEVNEDFQKPFLKSCSIKGSILREKAFFINDEHELHTDGFWRKQTREDCDSLKDYGAQRCSNVKKLKLSRDCDFFSRAVAEDLPYSYYSAAQTMNSGTVDQLFTSEWHSVYQEASSPASAWGGDHAADINDLGLHRTILTDEEENDCDFVYDISRNAKRNVFEFTDAIDSEMIFDTEVDWPDRGHKYSTKKRPDVLFEESECLLPDTCVEKCKSHDKNKSRMDHLRHPALDKNNERSKRSSSAPPFHKRKRRFVSLNQPSEMIAKRPTGQASNPAFNHPSGMIAKRLTGQASNPAFNHREASDFIYAQQSSGALHPSTEDHFLQEFKSNVKQRSDALGDAHCNDNKEIDGFDSFNIQNNAPLRELFSREAQDSIDQGIKWRTCSPEIPKNNKVVEVQSQNNILDISSGFLHLAGDSLIPEAISKKCLEDAKVLHQVDKKFIPVVAGGTLAVIDQHAADERIRLEELRQKVLSGEAKGITHLDAEQELVLPEIGYQLLHSYNEQIKDWGWMCNIHVHSEPYKRNLDVLNRQPMAVTLIAVPCILGVNLNDVDLLEFLQQLADTDGSSTMPPSVIRVLNLKACRGAIMFGDSLLPSECSLIVEELKHTSLCFQCAHGRPTTVPLVNLEALHNQIAKLGQMNGCSNDKFHGLQRHKVCVERTAERLSSARGT, from the exons ATGGCGGCGCCAAGCATAAGACCTTTGCCGGAGGCCGTTCGCAGTTCAGTGCGTTCCGGCATCTTCTTGTTCGATTCCACCCGCGTCGTCGAGGAACTAGTTTTCAATAGCCTCGATGCTGGTGCCACAAAG GTTTCTGTGTTTGTTAGCATTGGGAGCTGTTACGTAAAAGTAGTAGATGACG GAGGTGGAATTGCTCGAGATGGACTTGAATTGGTGGGAGAAAGATACG CAACATCAAAACTTCGTAATTTGGATGACTTGAATGCCACCAGCGGAAACTTTGGTTTTCGTGGGGAAGCTTTAGCTTCCATTTCCGAAGTCTCTTTGTTGGAAATTGTGACAAGAACATACGGAAGGCCCAATGGATATAGAAAAGTATTGAAG GGGTGCAAATGCTTGTATCTTGGTGTTGATGATGATAGGAAGGAAGTTGGTACAACAG TTGCTGTCCGCGATTTATTTTACAACCAACCAGTTCGGAGGAAATACATGCAATCCAG TCCCAATAAGGTGCTGCAATCAATCAAGAAATGTGTACAGCGGCTTGCTCTTGTGCGTCCAAATGTTTCCTTCAAAGTTATCGATGTTGAAAG AGATGATGAGCTTTTCTGCACACAAATTGCTTCTTCTCCACTAGCACTTTTGACCAGCGGCTTTGGGGAGGAGGTATCAAGCTTTCTTCAAGCTTTAGAAGTTGAGAATGATATCATAAAGCTATCTGGATATGTCTCTGGCCCTTGCAATGCTTTGAATATGAAG GCTTTACAGTATGTCT ATGTTAACTCACAGTTCGTTAGCAGTGGCCCAATTCATAAGCTTCTGAGTCAATTGGCTAATAGGTTTGAGCATCTGAATTCATGGAATACTAATAATGAGTttgaaaacaagaagaaaagtagGTCTCAACCATGTCCAGCTTATATCTTGAATATAAGTTGCCCTCGTTCTTTCTATGATTTGACATTTGAACCATCAAAAACTTGGgtacaattcaag GATTGGGATTCTATACTCAACTTCATTGAGAAGGTCATAAAAGAATGCTGGGAGGAAAACCTAGATTGTG GAGAGTCCTTCAATCAGTCCACTTACATGGTACATGGAGATCAACCTTGGGAAGATCTCAACATTCTTTCAACAGAAGCAG ATAAATCAAGATTTGGAAGCCATACTAAGAATTCCCAAGAACTCTCTGTTTCCACTTCAGGCAAGCTAACCAAAGATGAATATCATCAATCTGACAGGGAAGATGTTAGAACCTCTCTTGGTTACTTGTGTCAAGGGACTGAAATATTGAGAGAGAAACAAAACAAGAGAGACTTCTCTTATCAGACTCTTTTTTCTGGAAATTTAGTGGATGATTCATATGCCAGATGCATGCCAACTGTTGGAAAGCATAAGAGTTTATTGATGTATGATAAGAATGGTCAATCACTAGGAGATTACTTTTCAGATGATAATGTTCCTAGTGCagaaattttatttgataatgTACCTTTTGATGCACCAAGTTCTTCAAAGGGAAGAAAATCCTGTGCTGTAGGAGCTGATATGATCAACGAATCATTTGAAGACTGCTTACTTAATGATAGCCATGGGTTTTGTAACAACGTAGAGGTAAATGAGGATTTTCAAAAGCCTTTTCTGAAAAGCTGTTCTATAAAAGGAAGTATCCTGCGAGAGAAGGCTTTCTTTATAAATGATGAACATGAACTCCACACTGATGGCTTTTGGAGAAAACAAACAAGGGAAGACTGTGACAGTCTGAAGGACTATGGTGCTCAACGCTGTTCAAatgtgaaaaaattaaaattgtctaGAGATTGTGATTTTTTCTCTAGAGCAGTGGCTGAAGATCTTCCATATTCATACTATTCAGCAGCACAAACAATGAACTCTGGGACTGTTGATCAGCTATTTACTTCTGAATGGCATTCTGTCTATCAAGAAGCCTCATCTCCAGCCAGTGCATGGGGTGGTGATCATGCAGCTGATATTAATGATCTTGGACTTCATCGTACAATACTTACTGATGAGGAAGAAAATGACTGTGACTTTGTCTACGATATTTCAAGGAATGCCAAACGAAATGTCTTTGAATTTACTGATGCTATTGATTCGGAAATGATATTCGACACAGAGGTTGACTGGCCTGATCGTGGTCAtaaatattctactaaaaaaagGCCAGATGTTTTATTTGAGGAATCTGAGTGCTTGTTGCCTGATACATGTGTTGAAAAGTGCAAAAGCCATGACAAGAACAAAAGCAGGATGGATCATTTGAGACATCCAGCATTggacaagaataatgaaagatcTAAAAGAAGCTCTTCAGCTCCACCATTCCATAAAAGGAAAAGGAGGTTTGTATCTTTAAATCAGCCATCAGAAATGATAGCCAAAAGGCCTACTGGCCAAGCCTCCAATCCTGCTTTCAACCATCCATCAGGAATGATAGCCAAAAGACTTACTGGCCAAGCCTCCAATCCTGCTTTCAACCATCGAG AAGCTTCTGATTTTATATATGCTCAACAATCTAGTGGAGCTCTTCACCCAAGCACTGAAGATCACTTTCTGCAAGAATTCAA ATCTAATGTGAAACAGAGATCAGATGCTCTGGGAGATGCACATTGTAATGACAACAAGGAGATTGATGGGTTTGATAGTTTCAACATTCAGAACAATGCTCCACTCAGAG AGTTGTTCTCAAGGGAAGCACAAGATTCCATAGATCAGGGGATCAAATGGAGGACATGCTCACCTGAAATTCCA aaaaacaataaagtgGTTGAAGTTCAAAGTCAAAACAATATACTTGATATCTCTTCGGGATTTTTGCATCTTGCTGGAGATTCATTAATACCTGAAGCAATCAGTAAGAAATGCCTTGAAGATGCCAAAGTTCTCCATCAGGTGGATAAGAAATTCATTCCAGTTGTGGCTGGTGGAACCCTTGCTGTTATTGATCAG CATGCTGCAGATGAAAGAATCAGACTGGAAGAATTGCGGCAAAAG GTATTATCTGGAGAAGCAAAAGGAATAACCCATCTGGATGCTGAACAGGAACTG GTGCTGCCAGAGATTGGTTATCAACTACTTCATAGTTATAACGAACAGATTAAAGATTGGGGTTGGATGTGCAACATTCATGTTCATTCTGAACCCTATAAAAG GAATCTGGATGTTCTCAACAGACAACCTATGGCCGTCACACTTATAGCG GTTCCTTGTATTTTAGGTGTCAACTTAAATGATGTTGATCTTTTAGAGTTTCTTCAGCAG CTTGCTGACACTGATGGATCATCAACTATGCCGCCCTCTGTTATACGAGTCCTAAATTTGAAAGCATGCAGAG GTGCAATTATGTTTGGGGATTCATTGCTACCGTCAGAGTGTTCCCTTATAGTTGAAGAGCTAAAGCATACGTCACTTTGTTTCCAA TGCGCTCATGGGCGACCGACAACTGTTCCTCTTGTCAACTTGGAGGCATTGCATAATCAGATAGCCAAGCTTGGACAAATGAATGGCTGCTCAAATGATAAGTTTCATGGATTACAAAGGCACAAAGTATGTGTTGAACGCACAGCAGAGCGTTTATCTTCTGCTAGAGGAACCTGA